In the Arthrobacter sp. CDRTa11 genome, GGCGTGGATCTGGACGCCCTCAACGATTCCCTGCACGACTTCGCAGACAGCATCACGGAAAACGGGCATCCGGCCGTGACTGTCCTCTGGCAGGTCGCCGCGCCGTTTCGCGGCGACAGGTCCTTCGGCATTATCTGCGAGATTCTCCAGGACGCTGAAAGCTACGCCGGCGATCAGCTCGCCGTAACCGCGGTCCTGCTCTAGGCCGCAAACCTGTTTAGGCAAGCATGAAGCCCGGTCCTGCTTTGGCAGGACCTGGCTTCAAGGCAAACAGACTTCAGACAAGCAGAGCTTAGGCGTTGACGATCAGCCCGAGCTCGGCCTTCGAAGCCAGGGCCTCATGCCGGGGGAGGACCCGCACCGTGTAGCCAAAGGAACCGGAACGGTCTATCACCAGGGAACCGGTGAAAAGGTGACGTCCGTTTCCGAGGTCTTCCTGCGGCTTGAGTTCCATCACGGTGATGTCCGTCAGGGTGTCGCTTTCCTCGGCGCGGCCGTAGGCAACTTCAACCGCGACGTCGTCCGGCGTCAGGCTGTGAAGTGCCACGTAGGCGTTGACCTGCAGCGTGTCACCGATCTGCGGATCCTCGGATACACCGACGGAGTCCACATGCTCAACGTGGAGCAGCGGCCACGCGGACCGCACCTTTCCGATCCAGGCGGCCAGGGTGCGTGACTGGGCGTAGGAATCCGCCACCGCCCTGCGGCCTGCGTCCGCCGCCGGACGGTACAGGATGTTGACGTAGTCGTGCAGCATCCGCTCGGCCGAAACAGCAGGGCCCAGGTGCGAGAGGGTGTGCTTGATCATCGAAACCCAGTGCGTGGGAACCTTTTCCATCTCCGACGTGGAGGGCCCGGCAGCGCCCGCTTCTTCGGAAACTGTGCTCCCGTAGAAGCGCGGGGCCACCTCGGATTCCAGCAGCTCATAAAGGGCCGCTGCCTCAATATCGTCCCGTTCCTCGGGGGACGCGTCATTGTTGGCGGTGGGGATCGCCCAGCCGTTCTCGCCGTCGTACATCTCGTCCCACCAGCCGTCCAGGACAGAAAGGTTCAGCGAACCGTTAATGGCAGCCTTCATGCCTGACGTTCCGCAGGCTTCCAGCGGACGCAGCGGGTTGTTCAGCCAGACGTCGCAGCCGGGGAAAAGAGTCCTCGCCATGGCGATGTCGTAGTTGGGCAGGAAGGCGATCCGGTGCCGGACTTCGGGATCATCCGCGAAGAGGACCAGGTCCTGGATCATTTTCTTGCCCGCATCATCTGCAGGGTGGGACTTGCCGGCAATCACCAGCTGGATGGGATGTTCCTTGTGCAGCAGGAGTGCCTTAAGCCGTGCGGGCTCGCGCAACATCAGGGTGAGGCGCTTGTACGTCGGAACCCGGCGGGCAAAACCGATGGTCAGGATGTCGGGGTCCAGCACGCTGTCTGTCCAGCCGAGCTCGGCGTCCGCGGCACCGCGTTTCTTCCAGGCGGCACGGAGACGGCGGCGCACGTCCTCAACGAGGGCTGTCCGCATTTCACGGCGCAAAGCCCACACATCGGCGTCGCTCACGTTATAAGCAAGGTCCCAGCGGCCCATGGCTTCGGCTTCGCTGCCGAATTGCTCCCTGGCGAGCTTGGAAATACGTCCGTCCACCCACGTGGGAACGTGCACGCCGTTGGTGACCGACGTGATGGGCACCTCGGAGTGGTCAAAGCCCGGCCAGAGGGCCGAGAACATGCCCCGAGACACTTCACCGTGCAGCTTGGCCACGCCGTTGGCGCGCTGGGCCAGCCGGAGACCCATCACCGCCATGTTAAAGACAGACGGGTTTCCGTCCGCATAGTTCTCCCGGCCCAGCTCCAGTATCCTGTCCACGGGCACCGCGGGCGCCAGCCCGGCCTGGAAGAAGTGGTGGATCTGGGACACCTCGAACCGGTCAATGCCCGCCGGCACCGGCGTGTGCGTGGTGAAAACTGTGGAGGCCCTGCCCGCAGCAAGCGCCTCGTCGAAGCTGAGCGCCTGCTCGCCGGACATCAGCTCCTGGATGCGTTCGATCCCCAGGAAGCCGGCGTGGCCCTCGTTGGTGTGGAAGACTTCCGGCGCGGCGCGTCCTGTGAGCCGCTGGTAGAGGCGGAGCGCCTTCACCCCGCCCATTCCCAGAAGCAGCTCCTGCTGCAGCCGGTGGTCCCCGCCGCCACCGTAGAGGCGGTCGGTGATGCCGCGGGCGGCGTCGTCGTTGCCCGGAACATTGGAGTCCAAAAGCAGCAGCGGGACACGCCCGACGTCGGCACGCCAGATATGCGCCAGCAGCCGGCGCCCGTTGGGCAGCGGCAGAGAAATCTGGAGGGGTCGGCCGTTGCCGTCGCTTGACGGTTCGCGGAGCAGCGTCAGCGGCAGGCCGTCCGGGTCCAGCACGGGGTACGTCTCCTGCTGCCAGGCGTCCCGTGACAGCGACTGCTTGAAGTAACCGGCCTGGTAAAGCAGGCCAACACCAACCAGCGGCACGCCGAGGTCGGAAGCGGCTTTCAGGTGGTCACCGGCGAGGATGCCCAGGCCGCCGGAGTACTGCGGGAGTACCTCGGTGATACCGAACTCCGGCGAGAAATAGGCAATGGAAGACGGAGCGTCCTCACCCAGCGTCTGATACCAGCGGGGCTCCTCAAGGTACCTGTCAAGGTCCGCCTCGGCAGCCCGGATCCGGTCCACCACCGCCTGGTCTGCTGCGAGGCTTTGGAACTCCTCGCGGCTCACCAGCCCGAGGAAGCTCACCGGATCCTGCCCGCTTTCCTCCCAGACCCGGGCGTTCAATCCGGCGAAAAGCTCGCGGGTTGGCCGGTGCCAGGACCAGCGGAGATTGGTGGCCAACCGGGCCAGTGGCCTGATCGGTTCAGGGAGAACAGTTCGAACGGTAAATCTGCGGATTGCCTTCACCTGCGCCACACTAACCGACAACATGGGCGGCTGGAACCGGTTTGGCTTTCTTTTAGGTAAATGACAGATAACGCCGGGGAAAAGTCGAATCGCCGGTGGAAAAAAGAGAGCAGGCTTAGCAATCCGGTTGATTTCTCGCTAACGTCGAGGCTGTGACGACTAACTCTGGAACCACTGCCGCATCAAAGCAAAAGCCGAAAGGCCGGATCACTGACGGCCTGCGGTTTGGCCGTTTTCCCATCACGGACGTGCAGCCCGTGGTGGAAGGCGGAAAGTTTCCCGCCAAGGCCTTGCCGGGTGAAGGAATCGTGGTGGGCGCCACCGCTTTCCGCGAGGGACATGACCAGCTGGGCGTGAGCGCAGTCCTTCTCGATCCCCGGGGCAAGGAGCGCCAGCGCGTCCGGCTGGCCCCGCCCAAGGGGGAACGCGGGATGGGGACTGACCGCTGGGAAGGCATCCTCACGCCGTCGGGCACGGGAACTTGGTCATTCATCATCGAGGCCTGGCACGACCGCTACGGGACCTGGCACCACAACGCCGAGGTCAAGGTGGGGGCCGGGATCGACGTCGAGCTGATGCTCGCCGAGGGTTCATCGCTCCTCGCAGAAGCCGCCGACGACGCCTCCCGGAGTGCCGCCGACAGGCGCACCCTGCGGGCGGCAGCCGCCACGCTTGCCAACGGCTCCCTGACGGATGAGGAACGGCTCGCTGCCGGATTCGGTCCGGAAATCACGGACCTTGTTAACCGTCAGCCCATCAGGGAATTGGTCACCGTGTCGGAGCGCTTCCCACTCTTCGTGGAGCGCGACCTCGCCGGCCGCGGTGCCTGGTACGAATTCTTCCCCCGCTCCGAGGGCGCTGTCCGGGACCCTGTCACAGGCACCTGGACCTCAGGCAACTTCCGCACCGCCGCGAAGCGCCTGGAGGCGGTGGCGGCCATGGGTTTTGACGTGCTCTACATGCCTCCCATCCATCCCATCGGTGTTCAGCACCGCAAGGGACCCAACAACACGCTGATCGCAGGCCCCAACGATCCCGGTTCACCCTGGGCCATCGGCGCCAAGGAGGGCGGCCACGACGCCATCCACCCCGATCTGGGAAGCTTCGACGATTTTGACGCCTTTGTGGCCCACGCCAACCAACTCGGGCTCGAAGTTGCGCTGGACCTCGCGCTCCAGGCGGCCCCGGACCACCCCTGGGTGGAATCGCACCCTGAATGGTTTACCACCCGGGTGGATGGAAGCATTGCCTACGCGGAGAATCCGCCAAAGAAATACCAGGATATTTATCCGCTTAATTTCGACAACGATCCCGAAGGCCTGTCCAAGGAAATCCTGAGGGTGGTCCTGCTGTGGGTCAGCCACGGCGTGAAGATTTTCCGGGTGGATAATCCGCACACCAAGCCCGTGTGGTTCTGGGAATGGCTGATCGGGCAGGTCAACAAGAAGGCGCCCGGCGTTGTGTTCCTTGCCGAGGCCTTCACCCGCCCGGCCATGATGCACGCCCTGGGCAGGGCCGGATTCCAGCAGTCCTACACCTACTTCACGTGGCGGAACACCAAGAAGGAGCTGGAGGCGTACTTCACGGAGGTCAGCCACGAATCCCCGGCCTACTTCAGGCCCAACTTCTTTGTGAACACCCCGGACATCCTGACTGAATACCTGCAGTTCGGCGGACCGCCCGCGTTCAAGATCCGGGCAGCGCTGGCGGCAACCGCCAGCCCGCTGTGGGGCGTCTATGCAGGCTACGAGCTGTATGAGCACGTGGCCCGCCCGGGTGCCGAGGAATACATCGACAACGAAAAGTTTGAGTACAAGGCCCGCGATTGGGATGCCGCCGAAGCGTCCGGCCGCTCCCTGGCGCCCTACATCACCAGGCTCAACGAGATCAGGCACGCGCATCCGGCGCTGCAGGATCTCCAGAACCTCACGGTGCACCAGAGCACTGATGACGCCACCATCGTCTACTCCAAGCACAAGACCCTCGCAGACGGCACCAAGGACACCATCATCGTGGTGGTCAATGTCGATCCGCACGGGACCAGGGAGAGCACCGTTTCGCTGGACCTTCCCGCGCTTGAACTTGACCCGAAGGACCTCTCGCACAATGGCGGCTTCTGGGTGGACGACCTGATCTCGGGTGAATCCTGGGAATGGGGAGAATACAACTATGTCCGCCTGGACGCACACGTTGAACCCGCACACATCCTGAGAGTGAGGAGAATTCATCAGTGAGTTTTAACCCGCAGGGATCCAGCCAGCATTTCACCCCCAAGAGCACGTTTGAGCTGAACGCGCCGGGCCTCCAACATGACCCTTTGTGGTATCGGAAGGCAGTGTTCTACGAGGTGCTCGTGAGAGCCTTTGCGGACGCCAACGGTGACGGTTCAGGCGACTTCCACGGACTCATCGACAGGCTGGACTACCTGCAGTGGCTGGGGGTGGACTGCCTGTGGCTGCCGCCGTTTTTCCAGTCACCGCTGCGCGACGGCGGATATGACATCTCCGACTACAACTCCGTGCTCGATGAGTTCGGCACCATCACGGACTTCAAGCGCCTCGTGGCCGAAGCCCATGCGCGCGGCGTCCGGGTCATCATCGACCTCCCGCTGAACCACACGTCGGACCAGCACCCCTGGTTCCAGGAATCCCGCAAGGACCCCGATGGCCCCTTCGGTGATTTCTATGTGTGGAGCGACACCGACGAGAAGTACCAGGACGCCCGCATCATCTTCGTGGACACCGAAGAATCAAACTGGAGTTTCGATCCCATCCGTCGCCAGTTCTTCTGGCACCGCTTCTTCAGCCACCAGCCTGATTTGAACTTTGAGAACCCCAAGGTCATCGACGCGCTCTTTGACGTTGTCAGGTTCTGGCTGGACCAGGGCATCGATGGTTTCCGCGCGGACGCCATCCCTTACCTCTTCGAGGAGGAAGGGACCAACTGCGAAAACCTTCCCGCCACCCATGACTTCCTTCGCAAGCTGCGGACCATGGTGGACGAGAGCTACCCGGGCCGCGTCATCATCGCCGAGGCCAACCAGCCGCCCAACGAGGTGGTGGAGTACTTCGGGACTGAGACCGAGCCGGAATGCCATATGGCCTTCCACTTCCCCATCATGCCGCGTCTCTACTACGCTCTGCGTGACCAGAAGGCCGCCCCGATCATCGAAACGATGCATGACACCCCGGAGATTCCGGAGGGGGCGCAGTGGGGGACCTTCCTGCGGAACCATGACGAACTGACGCTCGAAATGGTCACGGCGGACGAGCGTGCCGCGATGCTCGGCTGGTATGCACCCGATCCCCGGATGCGGGCCAACATCGGCATCCGCCGCCGGTTGGCGCCCCTGCTGGACAATTCCAGGGCCGAGATCGAACTCATCCACGCCCTGCTGCTCTCGCTCCCGGGGAGCCCGTTCCTGTACTACGGGGACGAGATCGGCATGGGGGACAACATTTGGCTTGAAGACCGCGACGCCGTACGTACTCCCATGCAGTGGAATCCGGACCGTAACGCCGGCTTCTCCGACGCGGATCCAGGCAAGCTGTACCTTCCGGTCATCCAGTCGCTTGTGTACAACTACAGCATGGCCAA is a window encoding:
- the glgP gene encoding alpha-glucan family phosphorylase, with product MKAIRRFTVRTVLPEPIRPLARLATNLRWSWHRPTRELFAGLNARVWEESGQDPVSFLGLVSREEFQSLAADQAVVDRIRAAEADLDRYLEEPRWYQTLGEDAPSSIAYFSPEFGITEVLPQYSGGLGILAGDHLKAASDLGVPLVGVGLLYQAGYFKQSLSRDAWQQETYPVLDPDGLPLTLLREPSSDGNGRPLQISLPLPNGRRLLAHIWRADVGRVPLLLLDSNVPGNDDAARGITDRLYGGGGDHRLQQELLLGMGGVKALRLYQRLTGRAAPEVFHTNEGHAGFLGIERIQELMSGEQALSFDEALAAGRASTVFTTHTPVPAGIDRFEVSQIHHFFQAGLAPAVPVDRILELGRENYADGNPSVFNMAVMGLRLAQRANGVAKLHGEVSRGMFSALWPGFDHSEVPITSVTNGVHVPTWVDGRISKLAREQFGSEAEAMGRWDLAYNVSDADVWALRREMRTALVEDVRRRLRAAWKKRGAADAELGWTDSVLDPDILTIGFARRVPTYKRLTLMLREPARLKALLLHKEHPIQLVIAGKSHPADDAGKKMIQDLVLFADDPEVRHRIAFLPNYDIAMARTLFPGCDVWLNNPLRPLEACGTSGMKAAINGSLNLSVLDGWWDEMYDGENGWAIPTANNDASPEERDDIEAAALYELLESEVAPRFYGSTVSEEAGAAGPSTSEMEKVPTHWVSMIKHTLSHLGPAVSAERMLHDYVNILYRPAADAGRRAVADSYAQSRTLAAWIGKVRSAWPLLHVEHVDSVGVSEDPQIGDTLQVNAYVALHSLTPDDVAVEVAYGRAEESDTLTDITVMELKPQEDLGNGRHLFTGSLVIDRSGSFGYTVRVLPRHEALASKAELGLIVNA
- the treS gene encoding maltose alpha-D-glucosyltransferase is translated as MSFNPQGSSQHFTPKSTFELNAPGLQHDPLWYRKAVFYEVLVRAFADANGDGSGDFHGLIDRLDYLQWLGVDCLWLPPFFQSPLRDGGYDISDYNSVLDEFGTITDFKRLVAEAHARGVRVIIDLPLNHTSDQHPWFQESRKDPDGPFGDFYVWSDTDEKYQDARIIFVDTEESNWSFDPIRRQFFWHRFFSHQPDLNFENPKVIDALFDVVRFWLDQGIDGFRADAIPYLFEEEGTNCENLPATHDFLRKLRTMVDESYPGRVIIAEANQPPNEVVEYFGTETEPECHMAFHFPIMPRLYYALRDQKAAPIIETMHDTPEIPEGAQWGTFLRNHDELTLEMVTADERAAMLGWYAPDPRMRANIGIRRRLAPLLDNSRAEIELIHALLLSLPGSPFLYYGDEIGMGDNIWLEDRDAVRTPMQWNPDRNAGFSDADPGKLYLPVIQSLVYNYSMANVEAEAAHSGSLLRWTRQILSVRKNHPAFGLGSFKHVEADHDAVLAYIRELSDDNTAGVDGESILCAFNLSQHPVAARLRVPQFAGRGLRDVFGGQPFPGIDDDGTLTLTLGSHDFFWLRVRSAASNPASPYTQAMPILSIEN
- a CDS encoding barstar family protein, yielding MKIYSADTWSIEELQEMVADAGRRSLVVPPADHKKAVLEVFGEVLDFPEHYGVDLDALNDSLHDFADSITENGHPAVTVLWQVAAPFRGDRSFGIICEILQDAESYAGDQLAVTAVLL
- a CDS encoding alpha-1,4-glucan--maltose-1-phosphate maltosyltransferase, whose product is MTTNSGTTAASKQKPKGRITDGLRFGRFPITDVQPVVEGGKFPAKALPGEGIVVGATAFREGHDQLGVSAVLLDPRGKERQRVRLAPPKGERGMGTDRWEGILTPSGTGTWSFIIEAWHDRYGTWHHNAEVKVGAGIDVELMLAEGSSLLAEAADDASRSAADRRTLRAAAATLANGSLTDEERLAAGFGPEITDLVNRQPIRELVTVSERFPLFVERDLAGRGAWYEFFPRSEGAVRDPVTGTWTSGNFRTAAKRLEAVAAMGFDVLYMPPIHPIGVQHRKGPNNTLIAGPNDPGSPWAIGAKEGGHDAIHPDLGSFDDFDAFVAHANQLGLEVALDLALQAAPDHPWVESHPEWFTTRVDGSIAYAENPPKKYQDIYPLNFDNDPEGLSKEILRVVLLWVSHGVKIFRVDNPHTKPVWFWEWLIGQVNKKAPGVVFLAEAFTRPAMMHALGRAGFQQSYTYFTWRNTKKELEAYFTEVSHESPAYFRPNFFVNTPDILTEYLQFGGPPAFKIRAALAATASPLWGVYAGYELYEHVARPGAEEYIDNEKFEYKARDWDAAEASGRSLAPYITRLNEIRHAHPALQDLQNLTVHQSTDDATIVYSKHKTLADGTKDTIIVVVNVDPHGTRESTVSLDLPALELDPKDLSHNGGFWVDDLISGESWEWGEYNYVRLDAHVEPAHILRVRRIHQ